DNA from Armatimonadota bacterium:
CTTGCGCAGCGCCGAGATGATAGCCGTTGTTGCGAATCGCCTGCACGAAAGCGTGGACGTGGCGCCGTTGCGCGCAGCGTGGGAGAAGGTTCTGCTGCACCAGTTCCATGATATCCTGCCCGGGACGTCGGTGAAGGAAACCTTCGAAGATGCCGCGCGAGACCACGAGCAGGTGCTTCAGACAGCCCGCAAGGTGGGTCAGCAGGCGCTGTCGCGCATCGTTGGGGATGCGCGGGACACCCTGCGGTTCGCGGTGTTCAACCCGCTTTCGTGGGAACGAAGCGGCGTGGTTGAACTGGATGCGCCGGATGTGGGGGACGACCTGGTCGGAGTCATCCGGGGGCAGCAGGTACCGGTGCAGGTAGTCGGACACGATGGCGACCGCATCCGGGTGCTCGCGGCTGCGGAAAGGGTCCCGTCACTGGGCGGCGCGCTGCTGGAGTTGGTGCAGGATCGGCCGCTGCGGTCTCTGGTGACCGCATCTGGGAACACCCTCGAGAATCAGTTCTTCCGCGTGCAATTGTCAGAGATCGGCGAGGTGCTGAGCATCTACGACAAGCGCGCCGGACGCGAGGTTATCCCCGACGGGCAGCCCGCGAACCGCCTGCAACTGTTCCAGGACGGCCCCGAGCGCGAGGCGGCCTGGAATGTGCACCCGACCTCCACCAGGCGCGAGTACCCCTGGGAAGGTGACTGCAGCCTGCGGGTCACGGAAAGCGGGCCGGTGCGGGCGACGATTCGGGTGGAGCGCAGTCACCGGGATACCCGGCTGATCCAAGACATCATGCTATATGACAACAAGCCCCGCATTGACTTCCGCACCTGGGTCGACTGGCGCGAGCGGCAGACCATGCTCAAGGCCGCCTTCCCGCTGGCCATCCATACAGACCAGGCGACATACGAGGTGCAGTTCGGGGTGATCCAACGCCCGACGCACCGCAACACGTCCTGGGATGAAGAGAAGTTCGAAGTCGCCGCTCAGCGCTGGGTCGACCTTTCCGAGGGGGGATACGGCGTGAGCCTGCTCAATGACTGCAAGTACGGGCACGATGCCCTCGGCAATGTGCTGCGGCTCACACTGCTGCGAGGGCCGGAGTACCCGGACCCGGAGGCAGATCTCGGTGAACACGAGTTCACCTACTCGCTCCTGCCCCACGAGGGCGACTGGCGTCAGGGGGGGACCGTGCAGCAAGCCTGGCAGCTCAATGTTCCGCTCTTCGCCGTGCCTACGGATCGCCAGCAGAGCAGTGTCTGCTTCATGCGGGTGGATGGACCGGCAATCGTAGAGACATTGAAGCCCGCCGAGAACGGTGACGGGGACATCCTGCGCCTGTATGAACCTTACGGCAGCCGAGGGCGAGTCACGGTGGAGATCAACTTCCCGGTGAGCGAAGTGCGCGAATGCAATCTGGTGGAAGAGGACGCAAAGGCGGCCGACTTCGCGGAGGGAGTGCTGGCCTTCGACATTCGGCCCTTCGAGATAAAGACTTTCAGGCTGGTGTAGTGGTCTGCGCGGGTCGTTTGCCTTGTGTCGCGTGGGGCGGGCGTCCCGACGCCGGCTGCACACCTGGGCGACTGGCATCTGAGGCCGCGAACCCTCAGGCCGGTCCCCGGTGCGATCTATAACATCCCCCGCGCCTTGAGCTGCAGGTACTGGTTCACCGTCGCGACCGTAAAGTTCCCCGCCGGCGCATCTACTACCAGTGCCCCGCGCGCCCGGAGCGTTGCCAACGCTGCATCTCGCCGGGCGAGCACATCCGCTGCGACAGCCCGCTCATACGCGGCGTTCACATCGCCCGGGATGCCTCGCCCTACTGCCTCCAGATCGGGATCGCGCAGTGTCACTAGCAGCGGCAAGTGGCGCGGGCGAAGCGCGCCAGCATGCGCTATCAGTGAACGCGAGCAGTCCTCGTCCACGAGGTCCGAGAACAGCACCACCAGCGCGCGTTTACGGCAGCGGTGGGCCAGCGCCGCGAAAGCCCGGTCGTAGTCCGGCTCCTCGAGAGCGGGCTGGACGGCGTACAACTGATCGATTATCCGCCCGACCTGCGCCGCGCCGCGACCCGCGGGCACGAAGGCTTTCGGGGTGCGCCCGAAGGCCAGCATCCCCACACAATCACCCGTGTGTGAGGCCACATGGGCGAGCATCAGCGCCGCGTTCACGGCGTGGTCGAGCTTCGTAAGCCCCCCGACTTCCGCCGTCATCATGCGCCCGGCGTCCAGCATGAGCATGAGCGTCTGGCTGCGCTCTATGTCATAAAGGCGCACGATGGGACGGTTCCGTCGCGCCGTGGCCTTCCAGTCGATGCTCCCGTATTCGTCATCCGGGATGTACTCCCGGAGGCTCTCGAACTCGGCGCCTTGCCCCTGAATGCGGAGGGGCCGGAAACCAGCCTGCTGCAAACGGTCGGCGCGTGCGAGGGCCTCATAGCGGTCCACCTGCACCAGGTTCGGATAGACCCTGGTTGGGGCCGCAAGGGGCACGGTCTTGTGCCAGGCGCAGAGGCCCAACCTGCCCGTGCCGCGCAGGTGGACATCTCCAAACGTGAAGTCACCGCGGCGCGTGGGCAGGAGCGGATACCGGATTTCGCCCTGCTCAAAGGGTGCTAGCCGGACTGTGCGCTCACGGCCGATCTGCCGGAAGAGCTCCGGCGGGTCGTCCTTGACTATCAGTCGCCATGACCGTGGGGTCCTGTTGCGCACGCGAATTCCGACCTGGGTCTCCACCCCTAACGACAGGCGCTCGGGGACGAGACGCTCCAGCTCGACCCGGCATGCGCCCCGTGCCCAGAGGGCGTCCAGCATCGCCAGCATCGCGATCAGGCCGAGCCACGCCCAACCGACAGCGCCGGCAGCCGGAACGTAAGCCCCGGCCAGTTGCAGCGCCACAGCGGGCAGCATCAGCAGCAGCCCGAGCACGGTGAGTCGCATGGTCTATCTCGGCACCTCAACTGCGGCCAGCACGTTGCGGATCACGTCGTCCGCCCCGATGCCCTCAATTTCCGCCTCCGGCCGCAGGATGACCCGGTGGCGCAGGACCGGCAGGGCAATGTCCTTCACATCATCGGGGGTCACAAAAGCCCGTCCGCGCAGGGCTGCTAGAGACTTGGCCGCTTGCAGGAGCATCACCCCTGCCCGCGGGCTGCACCCCAGCACCAGGTTCGGGTGAATACGTGTAGCCCGAACGATCTCCCCCACGTAATGCAGGAGCTCCGGTTCGGCAGTGAGCTCCTGAATCTCCCGTCGCACAGCCCCCAATTCATCTGCGCTGGTCACCACCGTAACGCCGGCCTCGTCCAGCCGGTCGGCGTCGAAGCCATCATTGTACCGGGCGAGGAGCTCATCCTCCGCCTGGGGCTCCAGGTACGGAACCAGTATCTTCAGCATGAAGCGATCCAGTTGGGCCTCCGGCAGTGGATATGTACCCTCGTACTCCACCGGGTTCTGAGTGGCAAAAACGGTGAAGTCTGCGGGAAGCGGGCGGCGCTCTCCATCCACCGTCACCTGACGCTCCTGCATGGCCTCGAGGAGCGCAGACTGGGTCTTCGCCGGCGCGCGGTTGATCTCATCCGCCAGGAGAACAGTGGTGAACACCGGCCCTGGCTGGAAGTGAAAGGTGCGGGTTGCGAGTTCGAAGACGCTGGTGCCCAGAATGTCAGAGGGCATGAGATCCGGCGTCATCTGCGCGCGTTTGAACTCCATCCCAAGGCTGACTGCAAGCGTCTTCACCAGCAGCGTTTTTGCGGTGCCCGGTACGCCTTCCAGCAGCACGTGTCCCCGAGCGAGAATCGCCACAAGAAGCTGCTGAATCACGGTCTCATTGCCGATCACCGCCTTGCGTACGGACTCGATGATTCGTCCGGCAAGGTCGGCAGCCCGTCGAGGTGCAGCGCTCTCAAAGGTCATGGGGCGTAAGCTCCTGCTCGAAGCGGGAGATTTGGCGGACCAGGCGCAGCAAGTCCGCGTCATGCAGGTGACTGCCGGGCTCCAGCGCTGCGCGGCATTCGCGCAGCAGCGTCTCCAGCTCGTCTGGGTCGATCGCCGGGCGCCTGCGCGCAACTGCCCGGACCAGGGCATCGGGTTCGAGTGTCGGCGACACGGCGCACGCAATCGCCAGGCGCGACTGAAAATGGCTGAATGCCATCTCCAGCGCGGCCCTGGGCCGCCCCGCGCGCTGGTAGACGGTGGCGAAGGCGCGCACATACTCCACCGCAGAACGCCGGGGAGGCAGAGGCGACGGAACGATGCCGCCGAACCGAATCACCCGCCCTGCGATAAAAGCCGCCAAGATCAGGATCAGCGTCCAGACTGCCCGATCGGGGGCCGACCTGTCCAGCTTCTTGCTCGCCGCCGCGGGAGCGCGCTCCCGGTGGCCCTCATCGAAGAACACCCGGTCTCCGGGTCCGCCGAAGGAGAGGTTCGCCGCGAGCACGACATTGTCCGCTTCTCCGATGGAAGCGTTGGCGAGCATGTCTGCGTCACACAAGACCACAAGTTCGCCCTGGCCGATCGATCCCACCGCAAGGACCGGGCTGCCCGGCTTGCCCACCAGGCGCCACAGGCTCGGGACCTCCTCCAGCCGCTGCTGAGTTCCGCCCTGCGCAGGCCGCAGAGAGTCGTCCTGCAATCGCCAGCCACGCGGCAGGTGAAGCTGGTCCACGTCCCTGCAGAAAGGATCGGTGGGCTGGACATGGACGCGCTCGGGAATGGGCGCACCCGACTGTGCGGCACTCCAGCCAAGAGCGGCCAGAAGGGAGCGGTCCGGCCCCGCATTGGGGAGGGTTGCCCCTCGGACCGAGTCCGCCGGATCGGGGGCGATGATGGCCCGGTTCCCCCGCGCAACCCACGCCAGCATCCCCCGGATTTCGTCCCTGTTGATCTCCTCCTGGGGGTCGAACACCCAGAGCACGCCGCGCTCATTGCCAAGCTCGCCGAAGGGCTTGCTCCAGTCGGATGTCTTTAGTCCCGCGCGCCCGAGAAGCTCCCGCAGGGCCTTGACGCCCCACTCATTGGTGCGGTGACTGGCGTGATCGGCGTTCAGGTCCTGTCTGGGCGTACGGGATGACATGTAGGTGGCCGTGAGCGAAAAACAAAGCACGGCGACAACAACAACGACGAGAACGGTGAAGCGGTTCATCCGAGCTCCACCGCCAATTCCCAGACCCGGTCCAGCTTCGCAGCGCACTCCTCAAAGCGGTCACCATCCAGCGGCACGCCGCCATACCAGACAACATCGAGTTCGCGGGCAAGCTCCTGAAGTTCGCTCCGGATCGTAGGATGGTCCCCGAGAGCCGCCACGTACTCCCAGTTCGTGCTGGCCGGGTCGTATCGCAATGCCCCGGCCCGGTCCAGTTGCCGCACAACCGCTTCGAACAGCAGATGGACCGCCTCGTGCAGCCTGCCGGCGCTCGCGAGTCTCCGGGCCTGTTCCCTGAGCTGTGCCGGATCTGCGGAACGACCTCTTGGCGCTGGAGCGCGGGTTACAACGCCTTCGCGAAAGGCATTGCGGATGGTGATCAGGATGTGCGCCAGCAGCAGGGCCAAGGCGACGATCAATAGAGCCACAATCCCCCAGTAAAGCCCCGGCCAGGCCTCCTTCAGCGCGAAGACCTCGTCTCCCCACCAGCTCCGCAGGAGCTCATCGATCCATTCCAGCAGCTTCTGGATCAGCGGCACGCCCCGCCGGTATTCGGGCTGCGCCAGGATCGCCTCGATCTCCCGGTGCAGCCATTCAGCCGCCGGGCGGGAACCAGCCGCTACGCACAGGGCGCAGATGAGAAGCACCAGGATGGGAGGGCGTGTCAGAGACATGGCGTTGGCCGGGACCTCGGTCATCTGTGAAGGGCACCCGCGGCAGGCGCGACGTGAGAGACTCCCTGTGCGGGTGGCTATTCGCGCAGCGCTCCTTTTAGTCCTGCATTGCTCGACGCAGGAAGGTGTTCGGGCCCCGAAGTCGAATATGCTCGCGAACGCAGCGTGTGTATCACAGGATCGAAGGAGTTCAAAGATGCGCTACATCATGCTCTGCATCACCGTCTTCGCTGTCTTGCTGGGGGGCCATGCTGTCTGGGCGCTCAGCGAAAACGATCAGGCCGGAATGGACAAGTTGCTCGCCGACACGGTGACCTCGCTCACCACCGGCGAACCGGCGCTGTGGAACCTTTTCAGCAGCCAGGGGTCGGCGGCCATCATCGGCACCGCCGACAGTTTCACCGCCGCGTCCCGCTCCAAACTCAAGAGCAACGCCGACCTTGCGGCCGCATTCAGGCTACCCGAGGGCACGAAAATCGCTTCGGCCAACCTCTCCCGTTTGGGGGAGTTCGTTGCTGGGCGACTGAAGCTCACCTTCGAAACCACGCCGCCGCCACCGCCGCCTGTGGTTGAGCCGCCCTCGCTGGGCGACGTCTGGGACGCTTTCATGCCGCCGCAGATGTCCCGGTTCGTCGTGCGCGAAGCACCCGCGGCTTGCGAACCCGAGCCTCCGGCCCCGATCGTTCAGACCTGGGATGTCTGCGTCTCGGCCGTCCAGGATGGTCCGCAGCGATCCTTCAGGTACGTCTCTCTCACCATCACCCCGGAAGCCAAGACCACCGATCAGGCCGCCGTCGGTGCAGTGGTTGATACGCTGCGTTCGTGGGAACGCTCCATGCTCCAGGGCGACGTAACCGAACTGGCACAGGGGCTGTACTCCGACCCCTTTGTGGTTGGCGCATACACTCCCGACGGCCAGGCGTGGTTCTTCACCTACCCCGAATATCTCACGACCATGCTCGCGACCGCCCTGTCCATGGGCTCTGCGGAACGGTCCGCCATGCTGGACCTGGACACCGTGGTTAGCGGACCCGTGGCGTCCACCATCGGAAAGTGGAGCGTTGACATCCCCATGTTCGGCCACATGACCATGGGAATGACGGGCAGCTTCGTGAATGAGGATGGCCGCTGGCTAATGGTCTCTCTCTGCGGAGGCCTGCTGGAGGACTGAAGAGACCACGCGGTTACCGAGACTGACTTGGTCTGCCCGCGCGCTGCCACGGGTGCGGGCTCAGGAGGGATTCCATG
Protein-coding regions in this window:
- a CDS encoding DUF58 domain-containing protein: MRLTVLGLLLMLPAVALQLAGAYVPAAGAVGWAWLGLIAMLAMLDALWARGACRVELERLVPERLSLGVETQVGIRVRNRTPRSWRLIVKDDPPELFRQIGRERTVRLAPFEQGEIRYPLLPTRRGDFTFGDVHLRGTGRLGLCAWHKTVPLAAPTRVYPNLVQVDRYEALARADRLQQAGFRPLRIQGQGAEFESLREYIPDDEYGSIDWKATARRNRPIVRLYDIERSQTLMLMLDAGRMMTAEVGGLTKLDHAVNAALMLAHVASHTGDCVGMLAFGRTPKAFVPAGRGAAQVGRIIDQLYAVQPALEEPDYDRAFAALAHRCRKRALVVLFSDLVDEDCSRSLIAHAGALRPRHLPLLVTLRDPDLEAVGRGIPGDVNAAYERAVAADVLARRDAALATLRARGALVVDAPAGNFTVATVNQYLQLKARGML
- a CDS encoding MoxR family ATPase; protein product: MTFESAAPRRAADLAGRIIESVRKAVIGNETVIQQLLVAILARGHVLLEGVPGTAKTLLVKTLAVSLGMEFKRAQMTPDLMPSDILGTSVFELATRTFHFQPGPVFTTVLLADEINRAPAKTQSALLEAMQERQVTVDGERRPLPADFTVFATQNPVEYEGTYPLPEAQLDRFMLKILVPYLEPQAEDELLARYNDGFDADRLDEAGVTVVTSADELGAVRREIQELTAEPELLHYVGEIVRATRIHPNLVLGCSPRAGVMLLQAAKSLAALRGRAFVTPDDVKDIALPVLRHRVILRPEAEIEGIGADDVIRNVLAAVEVPR
- a CDS encoding DUF4350 domain-containing protein; this translates as MNRFTVLVVVVVAVLCFSLTATYMSSRTPRQDLNADHASHRTNEWGVKALRELLGRAGLKTSDWSKPFGELGNERGVLWVFDPQEEINRDEIRGMLAWVARGNRAIIAPDPADSVRGATLPNAGPDRSLLAALGWSAAQSGAPIPERVHVQPTDPFCRDVDQLHLPRGWRLQDDSLRPAQGGTQQRLEEVPSLWRLVGKPGSPVLAVGSIGQGELVVLCDADMLANASIGEADNVVLAANLSFGGPGDRVFFDEGHRERAPAAASKKLDRSAPDRAVWTLILILAAFIAGRVIRFGGIVPSPLPPRRSAVEYVRAFATVYQRAGRPRAALEMAFSHFQSRLAIACAVSPTLEPDALVRAVARRRPAIDPDELETLLRECRAALEPGSHLHDADLLRLVRQISRFEQELTPHDL
- a CDS encoding DUF4129 domain-containing protein; amino-acid sequence: MTEVPANAMSLTRPPILVLLICALCVAAGSRPAAEWLHREIEAILAQPEYRRGVPLIQKLLEWIDELLRSWWGDEVFALKEAWPGLYWGIVALLIVALALLLAHILITIRNAFREGVVTRAPAPRGRSADPAQLREQARRLASAGRLHEAVHLLFEAVVRQLDRAGALRYDPASTNWEYVAALGDHPTIRSELQELARELDVVWYGGVPLDGDRFEECAAKLDRVWELAVELG